The Diospyros lotus cultivar Yz01 chromosome 15, ASM1463336v1, whole genome shotgun sequence genome has a window encoding:
- the LOC127792256 gene encoding uncharacterized protein LOC127792256 isoform X2, translating to MANILGRFKRFSAALDEEARARLCKSSGSEHSAAPSATGEEGSAELSELVELFLERGCGVEDECCCEGGGRSAAVRRAADSVDSDQAEKILRSLVGGCQGDAAVRRRIQAELEAAQRRWGACSPEGFKRRAISWLRQKGLCKSRWPKTRESPAGEHEYIDMLAGARYIIEISLATQFTIARPTDPYSSLLQLFPEIIICREDELKMVARLMCAAMRKSLKQRGMHVPPWRRNAYVQAKWFGPYRRTTNVTNPMDRAPAARRGEV from the exons ATGGCCAATATTCTGGGGAGGTTCAAGAGATTTTCAGCGGCTTTGGATGAAGAAGCCAGGGCCCGGCTGTGCAAGAGCAGCGGCAGCGAGCACTCGGCGGCGCCATCGGCCACTGGGGAGGAGGGGTCTGCGGAGCTGTCGGAGCTGGTGGAGCTGTTTCTGGAGAGGGGCTGTGGGGTTGAAGACGAGTGTTGCTGCGAAGGAGGAGGGAGAAGCGCAGCTGTGAGGAGGGCTGCTGACTCCGTGGATTCGGATCAGGCGGAGAAGATTTTGCGTAGTTTGGTCGGCGGCTGCCAGGGGGACGCTGCCGTGAGGCGGAGGATTCAGGCGGAGTTGGAGGCGGCGCAGCGGAGATGGGGCGCCTGCTCGCCGGAGGGATTTAAGCGGCGAGCGATCAGTTGGTTGCGCCAGAAAG GTCTTTGCAAGTCCCGGTGGCCGAAAACCAGGGAGTCCCCGGCCGGCGAGCACGAATACATAGACATGCTCGCCGGAGCTCGCTACATCATAGAGATATCTCTGGCCACCCAGTTCACAATAGCTCGGCCAACCGATCCCTACTCATCTCTCCTACAACTCTTCCCTGAAATCATTATTTGCAGAGAAGACGAGCTGAAGATGGTGGCGAGGCTAATGTGCGCCGCCATGAGGAAGTCCCTGAAGCAGAGGGGAATGCACGTGCCGCCCTGGCGGCGAAACGCCTACGTGCAGGCCAAGTGGTTTGGCCCATACAGGCGGACGACAAACGTCACAAACCCCATGGATCGGGCGCCGGCGGCACGGCGGGGAGAAGTGTAG
- the LOC127792256 gene encoding uncharacterized protein LOC127792256 isoform X1, with product MANILGRFKRFSAALDEEARARLCKSSGSEHSAAPSATGEEGSAELSELVELFLERGCGVEDECCCEGGGRSAAVRRAADSVDSDQAEKILRSLVGGCQGDAAVRRRIQAELEAAQRRWGACSPEGFKRRAISWLRQKGFDAGLCKSRWPKTRESPAGEHEYIDMLAGARYIIEISLATQFTIARPTDPYSSLLQLFPEIIICREDELKMVARLMCAAMRKSLKQRGMHVPPWRRNAYVQAKWFGPYRRTTNVTNPMDRAPAARRGEV from the exons ATGGCCAATATTCTGGGGAGGTTCAAGAGATTTTCAGCGGCTTTGGATGAAGAAGCCAGGGCCCGGCTGTGCAAGAGCAGCGGCAGCGAGCACTCGGCGGCGCCATCGGCCACTGGGGAGGAGGGGTCTGCGGAGCTGTCGGAGCTGGTGGAGCTGTTTCTGGAGAGGGGCTGTGGGGTTGAAGACGAGTGTTGCTGCGAAGGAGGAGGGAGAAGCGCAGCTGTGAGGAGGGCTGCTGACTCCGTGGATTCGGATCAGGCGGAGAAGATTTTGCGTAGTTTGGTCGGCGGCTGCCAGGGGGACGCTGCCGTGAGGCGGAGGATTCAGGCGGAGTTGGAGGCGGCGCAGCGGAGATGGGGCGCCTGCTCGCCGGAGGGATTTAAGCGGCGAGCGATCAGTTGGTTGCGCCAGAAAGGTTTTGATGCCG GTCTTTGCAAGTCCCGGTGGCCGAAAACCAGGGAGTCCCCGGCCGGCGAGCACGAATACATAGACATGCTCGCCGGAGCTCGCTACATCATAGAGATATCTCTGGCCACCCAGTTCACAATAGCTCGGCCAACCGATCCCTACTCATCTCTCCTACAACTCTTCCCTGAAATCATTATTTGCAGAGAAGACGAGCTGAAGATGGTGGCGAGGCTAATGTGCGCCGCCATGAGGAAGTCCCTGAAGCAGAGGGGAATGCACGTGCCGCCCTGGCGGCGAAACGCCTACGTGCAGGCCAAGTGGTTTGGCCCATACAGGCGGACGACAAACGTCACAAACCCCATGGATCGGGCGCCGGCGGCACGGCGGGGAGAAGTGTAG
- the LOC127792341 gene encoding uncharacterized protein LOC127792341: MELQQSTHNISVTWRGKKFILEMNSAATLKDLGFELQKLTDVQADTMRLIVPQASDRSSKLLSPFSDEHECLSLQETSFFKRKSIRMMGVPKDEVDEILQNEKTNLRIAGFEEEEKRLRQRMLDRPHGSLKLPQGQYIFCEFRTLHLPGVELNPPASEALKRMHMLAADPGIVAIMNKHHWRVGIMTEMAPVGYVGVSPKCILGFNMNHGEEISLRLRTDDLKGFRKYESIKKTLLHELAHMVYSEHDANFYALDKQLNQEAATLDWTKSKGHTLSGVKYSEPDVDLVLDNHGSVSKKLGGRASDQLADARATSVAAAYGRLANASTSLSEIPEVHQEPDSYDALGVNEEHKAINVVENMRIRASDKGQWKHDNEPDPDDCLGNESKFEPDPDDVEGGEAMEFEPYLHCTEVTIISEPDPDDSQMTQFPSVADVKMARTKPHEEPDPDEPEASLKDAVVVGASCSLLPELVNHNYQQEMMVDEPDPDDAQEEQTKICGNVANKMTESRSLLGAAVPDPDYSQAKRDTEAGLDDNNSITQPSIPSAHTEEPDPDDQELQRIQNPVAIICSRLQKAIEMLQSEVNPAEVAGVLQTLFKIIRNLIEHPNEMKFKKIRKGNPIIQRNVANYKAAMEILFLIGFIEDIMLAETYLVLKRNDPGLLWLAKSSLETCIAH, from the exons ATGGAACTGCAACAAAGCACTCACAATATCTCAGTTACATGGAGGGGGAAGAAATTTATTCTGGAGATGAATTCAGCTGCTACTCTCAAAGATTTAGGATTTGAACTGCAGAAATTGACTGATGTTCAAGCAGATACCATGCGACTTATTGTACCACAAGCTTCTGATAGAAGTTCAAAGTTGCTTTCTCCATTCTCTGATGAGCATGAGTGTTTAAGTTTGCAAGAAACATCCTTTTTTAAG AGGAAGTCTATCAGGATGATGGGAGTTCCCAAAGATGAGGTGGATGAAATTCTACAAAATGAAAAGACTAACCTGAGAATAGCTGGATTTGAGGAAGAGGAGAAGAGATTGAGGCAAAGAATGTTAGATAGGCCCCATGGCTCATTGAAACTTCCACAAGGGCAATACATCTTTTGTGAATTTCGTACACTTCATCTACCTGGTGTAGAG TTGAATCCTCCAGCTTCTGAGGCACTGAAAAGAATGCATATGCTTGCCGCAGATCCTGGTATTGTAGCTATAATGAACAAG CATCATTGGCGGGTAGGAATCATGACAGAGATGGCCCCAGTGGGTTATGTCGGTGTAAGTCCCAAATGCATCCTTGGCTTCAACATG AACCATGGAGAGGAGATATCACTGCGCCTCCGAACTGATGACCTCAAGGGATTCAGGAAATATGAGAGCATTAAGAAGACACTTTTGCATGAACTT gCACACATGGTATATTCTGAACACGATGCAAATTTCTATGCTTTAGATAAACAG CTCAATCAAGAAGCAGCTACTTTGGATTGGACTAAATCAAAGGGCCACACTCTAAGTGGAGTCAAGTATTCAGAACCTGATGTAGACTTAGTTCTGGACAACCATGGTAGTGTTTCTAAAAAACTTGGGGGAAGGGCCTCTGATCAGTTGGCTGATGCACGTGCAACTTCAGTAGCAGCTGCTTATGGCCGATTAGCAAATGCATCCACCAGTCTTTCTGAGATACCCGAAGTGCATCAGGAACCAGACTCTTATGACGCTCTTGGTGTTAATGAAGAACACAAAGCCATTAATGTTGTAGAGAACATGAGGATCCGGGCTTCTGACAAAGGTCAGTGGAAACATGATAATGAACCGGATCCTGATGACTGCCTTGGCAATGAGAGTAAGTTTGAGCCTGATCCTGATGATGTCGAGGGTGGTGAAGCCATGGAATTTGAACCTTATTTACATTGTACtgaagtcacaatcatttcagaACCAGATCCAGATGATTCTCAGATGACGCAGTTTCCTTCAGTAGCTGACGTGAAGATGGCTAGAACTAAGCCACATGAAGAACCTGATCCTGATGAACCAGAAGCTTCTTTGAAGGATGCAGTTGTGGTTGGCGCTAGTTGCTCTCTATTACCTGAATTAGTGAACCATAATTATCAGCAAGAAATGATGGTTGATGAACCTGATCCTGATGATGCCCAAGAAGAGCAGACAAAGATATGTGGAAATGTAGCAAATAAGATGACAGAAAGCAGAAGCCTTCTGGGAGCTGCTGTACCTGATCCTGATTATTCTCAAGCGAAGAGAGATACAGAAGCAGGGCTGGATGATAATAATTCAATAACGCAGCCCAGCATTCCCAGTGCGCACACTGAGGAGCCTGATCCAGATGATCAAGAATTACAAAGAATCCAAAATCCCGTTGCCATTATATGTAGTCGTTTGCAGAAGGCCATTGAGATGCTGCAATCTGAAGTTAACCCGGCAGAGGTTGCTGGAGTGCTCCAAACCCTTTTTAAGATAATTAG GAACCTGATTGAACACCCAAATGAGATGAAGTTCAAAAAGATCCGAAAG GGAAATCCAATAATCCAAAGGAATGTTGCAAACTACAAAG CTGCTATGGAAATCCTCTTCTTGATTGGATTCATTGAAGATATCATGTTGGCTGAAACATATTTAGTGTTAAAGCGAAACGATCCAGGTTTGTTGTGGCTCGCCAAATCGTCCCTTGAGACATGCATTGCCCACTAG
- the LOC127792607 gene encoding GDSL esterase/lipase At4g26790-like → MAKQTHHPWLILAQLFVLITIAAAKVPAVIVFGDSSVDAGNNNQISTVLKSNFAPYGRDFYGGRATGRFSNGKIPPDFISEAFGLRPFVPAYLDPAYGISDFATGVCFASAGTGYDNATSDVLSVIPLWKEVEYYKDYQRKLRAHLGTKKANQILSQALYLLSMGTNDFLENYYTMPNRRSQYTVDQFQSFLIGVAGNLVKELYSLGARKISVGGLPPMGCLPLERTTNYMGGEGCVESYNVVAESFNGKLSGLVETLNKELPGIRVVLSNPYYILQQIVQKPSSYGFEVASVACCASGMFEMGYMCDRYNPFTCSDADKYVFWDAFHPTQKTNRIVSDYVVKHVLREFL, encoded by the exons ATGGCGAAACAAACTCATCATCCATGGCTGATCCTGGCGCAGCTCTTCGTCCTCATCACCATCGCCGCCGCGAAAGTTCCGGCGGTCATTGTGTTCGGAGACTCCTCGGTCGACGCCGGCAACAACAACCAGATATCGACGGTCCTGAAGAGCAACTTCGCGCCGTACGGCCGGGACTTCTACGGTGGCCGGGCGACCGGGCGGTTCTCCAACGGGAAGATTCCGCCGGACTTCATCTCGGAGGCTTTTGGGCTCCGGCCGTTCGTGCCCGCGTACTTGGATCCGGCGTACGGAATATCGGACTTCGCCACCGGAGTTTGCTTTGCCTCTGCCGGCACCGGCTACGACAATGCAACCTCTGATGTGTTG TCTGTGATTCCCTTATGGAAAGAAGTGGAATACTACAAAGATTACCAGCGGAAACTGAGAGCCCATCTGGGCACCAAAAAAGCCAACCAGATCCTATCCCAAGCTCTCTACCTCCTCAGCATGGGCACCAACGACTTCCTCGAGAACTACTACACCATGCCGAACCGGCGGTCCCAGTACACCGTCGACCAGTTCCAGAGCTTCCTCATCGGCGTCGCCGGGAACCTCGTCAAGGAGCTCTACTCCCTCGGCGCCCGGAAGATCTCCGTCGGAGGCCTGCCGCCGATGGGCTGCCTCCCGCTGGAGCGCACCACAAACTACATGGGCGGCGAAGGCTGCGTCGAGTCCTACAACGTCGTCGCCGAGAGCTTCAACGGGAAGCTGAGCGGCCTGGTGGAGACGCTGAACAAGGAGCTGCCGGGGATCAGGGTTGTCTTGTCCAATCCTTACTATATCTTGCAGCAGATTGTGCAGAAGCCTTCCTCTTACG GGTTTGAAGTAGCATCAGTGGCATGCTGCGCTTCTGGAATGTTCGAGATGGGGTACATGTGCGACCGGTACAACCCGTTCACCTGCTCCGACGCCGACAAGTATGTTTTCTGGGACGCCTTCCATCCCACCCAGAAAACCAACCGCATCGTCTCCGACTACGTCGTCAAGCATGTTCTTCGAGAATTTCTCTGA
- the LOC127791706 gene encoding GDSL esterase/lipase At2g04570-like: protein MPKSSGINAPIHKIFPTPHPELLSQDRHRNRRKMARKFLPWLLFAQFLVMFLPGCQAKIPALIVFGDSSVDAGNNNQIPTIARSNFEPYGRDYAGGPTGRFSNGRIPTDFISKAFGLRPTVPAYLDPKYGIADFAVGVTFASAGTGYDNATSDVLSVIPLWKELEYYKDYQKKLRAYLGNRKARETISQALHLMSLGTNDFLENYYTLRQRRSQYNVDQYQVFLVGIARDFVKQLYGLGARKVSVGGLPPMGCLPLERTTNFRDENRCMLSYNEVSMAFNGKLKTMVAELNKELPGVKIVFSNPYYIMLQMVRRPSLYGYDEAAVACCATGMFEMGYACDQFNLLTCRDASKFVFWDAFHPTEKTNAIIADHMMKTALHQFF, encoded by the exons atgccGAAGTCAAGTGGCATTAATGCCCCAATACAT AAAATCTTTCCCACTCCACACCCAGAGCTTCTCTCACAGGATCGACATAGAAACCGAAGGAAAATGGCGAGAAAATTCCTCCCGTGGCTTCTTTTCGCTCAGTTCCTGGTGATGTTTCTTCCTGGGTGCCAAGCCAAAATCCCGGCCCTTATAGTGTTCGGAGACTCGTCCGTCGATGCCGGCAACAACAACCAGATTCCGACCATTGCCCGGAGCAATTTCGAGCCTTATGGCCGAGACTACGCCGGTGGGCCGACTGGGCGGTTCTCCAACGGTCGGATTCCGACTGATTTCATCTCCAAGGCTTTTGGTCTCCGGCCGACCGTGCCGGCGTACTTGGATCCTAAGTATGGCATAGCAGATTTTGCCGTCGGCGTGACCTTCGCCTCCGCCGGTACCGGCTATGACAATGCAACTTCTGACGTGCTG TCTGTGATTCCACTGTGGAAGGAACTGGAATACTACAAGGACTACCAGAAGAAGCTGCGAGCCTATCTCGGGAACCGGAAGGCCCGCGAGACGATATCTCAGGCGCTGCATCTGATGAGCTTGGGAACCAACGACTTCCTCGAAAACTACTACACTCTCCGGCAACGGCGATCCCAGTACAACGTCGACCAGTACCAGGTTTTCCTCGTCGGAATAGCCCGGGACTTCGTCAAGCAACTGTACGGTTTGGGGGCCCGGAAAGTGTCGGTCGGAGGGCTGCCGCCGATGGGGTGCCTGCCACTGGAGAGGACCACCAATTTCCGGGACGAAAACAGGTGCATGCTGAGCTACAACGAGGTGTCTATGGCGTTTAACGGCAAGTTGAAGACGATGGTGGCGGAGTTGAACAAGGAGCTGCCAGGCGTCAAAATCGTCTTCTCCAACCCTTATTACATTATGCTGCAAATGGTTCGCAGACCTTCTTTGTATG GGTACGACGAGGCGGCGGTGGCTTGCTGCGCCACCGGCATGTTCGAGATGGGCTACGCCTGCGACCAATTCAATTTGCTTACGTGCAGGGACGCGAGCAAGTTCGTGTTCTGGGACGCGTTTCATCCGACGGAGAAGACGAACGCCATTATCGCCGACCATATGATGAAGACTGCTCTTCATCAGTTCTTCTGA